A single window of Martelella sp. NC20 DNA harbors:
- a CDS encoding phosphoadenylyl-sulfate reductase produces MTNSTATLDRTLGELDLVGRLRLIADTGQPAIFTTSLGIEDQVITEAIATAGLDIRIVTLDTGRLFAETEALIAETEALYGIEIERFRPETPAVDGYVRTYGRNGFYDSVEARHACCQVRKLEPLARALDGAEYWITGLRRGQSGNRAATPYAEADAARGLVKINPLADWSLADIRAHVERHAIPVNPLHARGYPSIGCEPCTRAIKPGEPERAGRWWWENDAKRECGLHVVKVAS; encoded by the coding sequence ATGACGAACAGCACGGCGACATTGGACAGGACACTTGGCGAGCTCGATCTGGTCGGGCGGCTGCGGCTGATCGCCGATACCGGCCAGCCGGCGATCTTCACCACCAGCCTCGGCATCGAGGACCAGGTGATCACCGAGGCGATCGCCACCGCCGGCCTCGACATCCGGATCGTCACGCTCGACACCGGGCGGCTTTTTGCCGAAACGGAGGCGTTGATTGCCGAAACGGAAGCGCTTTACGGCATTGAGATCGAGCGCTTCCGGCCCGAGACGCCCGCCGTCGACGGTTATGTCAGGACCTATGGCCGCAACGGCTTCTACGACAGCGTTGAAGCCCGCCACGCCTGCTGTCAGGTGAGAAAGCTCGAGCCGCTGGCGCGGGCCCTGGACGGCGCGGAATACTGGATCACCGGCCTGCGTCGCGGCCAGTCCGGCAATCGCGCGGCCACCCCCTATGCCGAGGCGGATGCCGCGCGCGGCCTCGTCAAGATCAATCCGCTGGCCGACTGGAGCCTTGCCGATATCCGCGCCCATGTCGAGCGGCACGCGATACCGGTCAATCCCCTCCACGCCCGCGGTTACCCTTCGATCGGCTGCGAGCCGTGCACGCGCGCGATCAAGCCGGGCGAACCGGAGCGCGCCGGCCGCTGGTGGTGGGAAAACGATGCCAAGCGCGAATGCGGCCTGCATGTCGTCAAGGTGGCGAGTTAA
- a CDS encoding LacI family DNA-binding transcriptional regulator: MSLRVRGGPKSRTTLSDVARIAGVSPITVSRALREPHKVSDKLREQILEVVEDIGYVPNFAARALASRHSGTIAVLAPILEMSGFFHAARGIEDRFNSSDVTTQFANIGLNAAEEAKLINLFVAQNPAGIILESVAEFPVNKPLITELGCPVVQMMDTSITPLDMGVGIRNREAAKAAVEHLLAKGYRRIALLGGGKDIRSRRRFEGYQDALSDAGLYDPDYVFEASGGSPLEQGMKLAFDLGKRLPQIDAVFCHNDRLALGVYFGAQQIGLKVPEDLGICGYNGVDFADMEESPLTSVYVPLYDMGYKAAEMIMRFLTEGERPKKAVELPFEIIEGASTRR; this comes from the coding sequence TTGTCTTTACGGGTAAGAGGCGGCCCAAAATCGCGCACGACCTTGAGTGACGTAGCTCGGATCGCTGGAGTGAGCCCGATCACGGTATCGCGGGCGCTCAGGGAACCGCACAAGGTCAGCGACAAGCTGCGCGAGCAGATACTCGAAGTCGTCGAGGATATCGGCTATGTGCCGAATTTCGCCGCCCGCGCGCTGGCAAGCCGCCACAGCGGAACGATCGCCGTTCTGGCGCCGATCCTGGAAATGAGCGGCTTTTTCCATGCCGCCAGGGGGATCGAGGACAGGTTCAATTCAAGCGACGTCACAACGCAGTTTGCCAATATCGGGCTTAATGCCGCCGAGGAAGCAAAGCTGATCAACCTCTTCGTCGCGCAGAACCCCGCCGGCATTATTCTCGAAAGCGTTGCCGAATTTCCGGTCAACAAGCCGCTGATCACCGAACTCGGCTGCCCGGTCGTGCAGATGATGGATACCAGCATCACGCCCCTCGACATGGGGGTCGGCATTCGCAACCGCGAGGCGGCGAAGGCTGCGGTCGAGCATCTTCTTGCCAAGGGCTATCGCCGGATCGCCCTTCTGGGCGGCGGCAAGGATATCCGCTCGCGCCGTCGGTTCGAGGGCTATCAGGATGCGCTTTCCGATGCCGGACTTTACGATCCCGACTATGTTTTCGAGGCAAGTGGCGGCAGCCCGCTGGAGCAGGGCATGAAGCTCGCCTTCGATCTCGGCAAGCGTCTGCCGCAGATCGATGCGGTGTTCTGCCATAATGACCGGCTGGCGCTCGGCGTCTATTTCGGCGCGCAGCAGATCGGCCTGAAAGTGCCGGAGGATCTCGGCATTTGCGGCTATAACGGCGTCGATTTCGCCGATATGGAAGAATCGCCGCTGACCTCGGTCTACGTCCCGCTTTACGATATGGGTTACAAGGCCGCCGAGATGATCATGCGGTTCCTGACCGAGGGCGAGCGCCCCAAGAAGGCGGTGGAATTGCCGTTCGAGATCATTGAGGGCGCTTCAACGCGGCGTTAA
- a CDS encoding NAD(P)/FAD-dependent oxidoreductase: MTDRIVIVGGGQGGFAVAAKLRALKDERAITIVGAEQVPPYQRPPLSKKYLLGDMTFDRLLFRPESWYEENAIDLRLASFVERVDRAARQVVLQDGSTIEYGTLVLATGATPRVLPQAIGGDLDGVYVMRDKRDADRLAEAMRPGAKLLVVGGGYVGLEAAAVARKFGVEVTVIEMADRILKRVAAPETADIMRAVHRAHGVHIRENCGLTRLEGEGGRVVRAVLGDGSVKDVDMVVVGIGVAPNDQLAKDAGLAVGNGIAVDEFGRTSDPAIFAVGDCTELLYKGGRIRLESVPNAVDQGEAVAGVIAGSEEPYVPEPWFWSDQYDVKLQIAGYNGGYDHTVVRQGAREGAVSVWYFRGDALLAVDAVNDARAYVCAKKLLAAGSSPSPEVIADPATDLKALAAQ; encoded by the coding sequence GTGACGGATCGGATTGTTATTGTCGGCGGTGGCCAGGGCGGTTTTGCGGTCGCCGCGAAACTGCGCGCGCTGAAGGACGAACGGGCGATCACGATCGTCGGCGCGGAGCAGGTCCCGCCCTATCAGAGGCCGCCGTTATCCAAGAAATATCTGCTCGGGGACATGACTTTCGACCGGCTGCTGTTTCGCCCGGAAAGCTGGTATGAGGAAAACGCGATCGACCTCAGGCTCGCGAGCTTCGTGGAGCGCGTGGACCGCGCCGCAAGGCAGGTGGTGCTGCAGGATGGCTCGACCATCGAATACGGCACGCTGGTGCTGGCGACCGGGGCGACGCCGCGCGTCCTGCCGCAGGCGATCGGCGGCGATCTCGACGGGGTCTACGTGATGCGCGACAAGCGCGATGCCGACCGCCTTGCCGAGGCGATGCGCCCGGGGGCGAAGCTGCTGGTCGTGGGTGGGGGCTATGTCGGGCTCGAGGCTGCGGCGGTCGCGCGCAAATTCGGGGTCGAGGTGACCGTCATCGAGATGGCGGATCGGATATTGAAGCGGGTGGCGGCGCCCGAAACGGCGGATATCATGCGCGCTGTCCATCGCGCGCACGGGGTGCATATTCGCGAGAATTGCGGCCTTACGCGCCTTGAAGGCGAGGGCGGACGTGTTGTCCGGGCCGTGCTTGGGGATGGCAGCGTGAAGGATGTCGACATGGTCGTCGTCGGCATCGGTGTCGCGCCGAACGATCAACTGGCCAAGGATGCCGGGCTTGCGGTCGGAAACGGGATTGCGGTGGATGAATTCGGACGGACCTCCGATCCGGCGATCTTCGCCGTCGGCGACTGCACCGAATTGCTCTACAAGGGCGGACGCATCCGGCTCGAATCCGTTCCCAACGCCGTCGATCAGGGCGAGGCGGTGGCCGGCGTGATTGCAGGTTCCGAGGAGCCTTATGTGCCGGAGCCGTGGTTCTGGTCCGATCAGTATGATGTGAAGCTGCAGATCGCGGGCTATAACGGCGGGTATGACCATACGGTGGTGCGCCAGGGCGCGCGTGAAGGCGCCGTCTCGGTCTGGTATTTCCGGGGCGACGCGCTTCTGGCGGTCGATGCCGTCAATGATGCGCGGGCCTATGTCTGCGCCAAGAAATTGCTCGCGGCCGGCAGCAGCCCGTCGCCGGAGGTCATTGCCGATCCCGCAACCGATCTGAAGGCGCTGGCCGCGCAGTGA
- a CDS encoding TRAP transporter substrate-binding protein, whose product MDRRTFFKKAGVASAGALAPAALAAPAIAQENPKLSWRLSSAFPQSLNILYSAATGIADRVREATDGNFEIQVYAGGELVPPLQVLDAVRDGTIEMCHTPSYYYIGQDMAYGLGTAVPFGMNARLKNSWLYQGGGNELFDAFFAEKGLWGRPAGNTGAQMGGWFAKEINSVEDMKGLKMRIAGLAGQVMAKLGVTPQQIAAGDVYSALERGTIDATEFVGPYDDLALGLVKVAKYYYYPAWWEGGPVIHAFSNLEKFNDLPASYQQILTDACDVANLEMLASYDAQNPKALRQLVADGAVLKPFSEQILDACYAASQETFAEISAENEWFKTIYESQQAFKKDAYLWMQLAEFSFDKYMMVQQRKGNL is encoded by the coding sequence ATGGATCGCCGTACATTCTTCAAGAAGGCGGGTGTCGCTTCGGCCGGCGCCCTTGCCCCGGCAGCGCTCGCCGCTCCCGCAATCGCCCAGGAAAACCCGAAGCTGAGCTGGCGTCTGTCGTCGGCTTTCCCGCAATCGCTCAATATCCTCTATTCGGCGGCAACCGGCATTGCCGATCGTGTGCGCGAGGCGACCGACGGCAATTTCGAAATCCAGGTCTATGCCGGTGGCGAACTCGTGCCGCCGCTGCAGGTGCTTGACGCCGTGCGCGACGGCACCATCGAGATGTGCCACACGCCGTCCTACTATTACATCGGCCAGGACATGGCCTATGGCCTCGGCACGGCCGTGCCCTTCGGCATGAACGCGCGTCTCAAGAACTCCTGGCTCTATCAGGGCGGCGGCAATGAGCTGTTCGACGCTTTCTTCGCCGAAAAGGGTCTCTGGGGTCGCCCGGCCGGTAACACCGGGGCGCAGATGGGCGGCTGGTTCGCCAAGGAGATCAACTCGGTCGAGGACATGAAGGGCCTCAAGATGCGCATCGCCGGACTTGCAGGTCAGGTCATGGCCAAGCTCGGCGTCACGCCGCAGCAGATCGCCGCCGGCGACGTCTATTCGGCGCTCGAGCGCGGCACGATCGATGCCACCGAGTTCGTCGGCCCCTATGATGATCTCGCGCTTGGTCTCGTGAAGGTTGCCAAGTACTACTACTACCCGGCATGGTGGGAAGGCGGCCCGGTCATCCACGCGTTCTCCAATCTCGAAAAGTTCAACGACCTGCCGGCAAGCTACCAGCAGATCCTGACGGATGCCTGTGATGTGGCGAACCTCGAAATGCTGGCAAGCTATGACGCCCAGAACCCGAAGGCGCTGCGTCAGCTTGTGGCCGACGGCGCCGTGCTGAAACCGTTCAGCGAGCAGATCCTCGACGCATGCTATGCGGCCTCGCAGGAAACCTTCGCGGAGATCTCGGCCGAAAATGAGTGGTTCAAGACCATTTATGAAAGCCAGCAGGCGTTCAAGAAGGACGCCTATCTCTGGATGCAGCTCGCCGAATTCTCGTTCGACAAATACATGATGGTCCAGCAGCGCAAGGGCAATCTCTGA
- a CDS encoding TetR/AcrR family transcriptional regulator, translating to MKPEPKRKAMPPEERKRLILDAALIVFVEKGFASARIEDIARRAGVGKGTVYLHFPDKESLFRALVSADLGPVIEGARQLVFGSDMPSRALLDALYAKLEQDVLNTTKSDLLRLMITELSAFPSVTKQYYHDLVGPGLDLIRTILERAESRGELRSRAVLAVPQIVIAPAVMTVLWNILFSRFATFETRAAFDFYLDALFVSPEGETA from the coding sequence ATGAAACCCGAGCCCAAGCGAAAGGCGATGCCGCCCGAAGAGCGCAAACGCCTGATCCTCGACGCAGCGCTCATTGTCTTCGTCGAAAAGGGTTTCGCCAGCGCCCGTATCGAGGATATCGCGCGTCGCGCCGGCGTGGGCAAAGGCACGGTCTATCTCCATTTCCCGGACAAGGAGAGCCTGTTCAGGGCTCTTGTCAGCGCCGATCTCGGCCCGGTCATCGAAGGCGCGCGCCAGCTCGTTTTCGGCTCCGACATGCCCTCGCGCGCCCTCCTCGATGCGCTTTACGCCAAGCTGGAGCAGGACGTGCTGAACACCACGAAAAGCGATCTGCTGCGGCTGATGATCACCGAGCTCAGCGCGTTTCCGAGTGTCACCAAGCAGTATTATCACGATCTGGTCGGGCCGGGCCTCGACCTCATCAGGACAATTCTTGAACGGGCCGAAAGCCGGGGCGAGTTGCGCTCGCGCGCCGTGCTTGCCGTTCCGCAGATCGTCATCGCGCCTGCGGTGATGACTGTGTTGTGGAACATTCTGTTTTCAAGATTCGCCACGTTCGAAACCCGCGCGGCCTTCGACTTCTACCTTGATGCCCTGTTCGTCTCACCCGAAGGAGAAACGGCATGA
- a CDS encoding HlyD family secretion protein, whose amino-acid sequence MKRLVALVVILALAFAAGVYFFQPEQQQGWLGWVEAEILYVGGSATARLTELAVSEGDQATAGQSLFTFEADAEKAQVETARANLAKAEAALALANAPQSRKEELDALQATRKEAEADETYTKETLDRARSLYRQQTGTKANLDSAVSAYASAKAALDKIDAQIALGKLPQRPEQIAEAEQAVAAATSDVAAAEAVLALKSVAAPAAGSVEEVYYRTGEVAPAGRAVVALLPPENIRIEFFVPEGERAALKVGDRVTVACDGCTPQPATISFIARDAEYTPPEIFSTEERAKMVYRLKAIPDNPAGLPVGLPVTVTHGSGQ is encoded by the coding sequence ATGAAACGGCTTGTCGCACTTGTTGTGATCCTCGCTCTGGCCTTTGCCGCCGGCGTCTATTTCTTCCAACCGGAACAGCAGCAGGGCTGGCTCGGCTGGGTGGAGGCGGAAATACTCTATGTCGGCGGAAGCGCCACCGCGCGGCTGACGGAACTTGCCGTGAGCGAAGGCGATCAGGCAACCGCCGGACAGAGCCTGTTCACCTTCGAAGCCGATGCCGAAAAGGCGCAGGTGGAAACGGCGCGGGCCAATCTGGCAAAGGCGGAGGCAGCCCTTGCGCTGGCAAACGCCCCGCAGAGCCGCAAGGAGGAACTTGACGCCCTGCAAGCCACCCGCAAGGAGGCGGAGGCGGATGAGACCTATACAAAGGAAACGCTCGACCGCGCCCGTTCGCTCTATCGCCAGCAGACCGGCACCAAGGCCAATCTCGACAGCGCCGTCAGCGCCTATGCCAGTGCCAAAGCCGCGCTTGACAAGATCGATGCCCAGATCGCGCTCGGGAAATTGCCGCAACGCCCGGAACAGATTGCAGAGGCAGAACAGGCCGTTGCCGCCGCAACCTCGGATGTCGCCGCCGCCGAGGCCGTTCTGGCGCTCAAAAGCGTGGCGGCCCCGGCCGCGGGCAGCGTCGAGGAGGTCTATTATCGCACCGGCGAGGTCGCGCCGGCGGGACGCGCCGTCGTCGCTCTGCTTCCGCCCGAAAATATCCGGATCGAATTCTTCGTTCCGGAAGGCGAGCGCGCGGCACTCAAGGTCGGCGACCGGGTGACGGTCGCCTGCGACGGCTGCACGCCGCAACCGGCGACGATCAGCTTCATCGCCCGCGATGCCGAATACACGCCCCCGGAAATCTTCTCGACCGAGGAGCGGGCCAAGATGGTCTACCGGCTGAAGGCCATCCCCGACAATCCGGCCGGCCTCCCCGTCGGCCTTCCGGTCACCGTTACCCACGGGAGCGGACAATGA
- a CDS encoding ABC transporter ATP-binding protein, with amino-acid sequence MTDAAAENVISVENLTKSFSGRTVVDHLTMSVRKGAIHGFLGPNGSGKTTTIRMLCGLLTPDSGSGTCLGYDITRDGERLRRHVGYMTQRFSLYQDLTIRENLDFVARIHGLKNPRKKVSDAIERLGLGGREKQLAGNLSGGWKQRLALGACTLPGPDLLLLDEPTAGVDPKARREFWTEIHALAAEGLSVLVSTHYMDEAERCHEIAYMAYGKLVVSGTVDDVVAASKLHSYLITGPDVHQFQSALEHAEGVELVAPFGASLHVCGPDEAALERAIAPYRNRPGTRCSRSEATLEDAFIYLMNASKDNFDDR; translated from the coding sequence ATGACGGATGCGGCGGCGGAAAACGTCATCTCGGTCGAAAACCTCACCAAGAGCTTCAGCGGCCGCACGGTCGTCGACCACCTCACCATGAGCGTCAGGAAAGGCGCGATCCATGGCTTCCTCGGGCCCAACGGCTCCGGCAAGACCACGACGATCCGGATGCTGTGCGGGCTGCTGACGCCCGACAGCGGCTCGGGCACCTGCCTTGGCTACGACATCACCCGCGACGGCGAAAGGCTGAGGCGGCATGTCGGCTACATGACCCAGCGGTTCTCGCTTTATCAGGACCTGACCATTCGCGAGAACCTCGATTTCGTCGCCCGGATCCACGGGCTTAAAAATCCGCGAAAGAAGGTCTCCGACGCAATCGAGCGGCTCGGGCTCGGCGGACGCGAGAAGCAACTGGCCGGCAATCTGTCGGGCGGCTGGAAACAGCGCCTTGCGCTCGGCGCATGCACGCTCCCCGGCCCCGACCTGCTGCTGCTCGACGAGCCGACCGCCGGCGTCGATCCCAAGGCGCGGCGCGAATTCTGGACCGAGATCCACGCGCTCGCGGCCGAAGGCCTCTCCGTACTGGTCTCGACCCACTACATGGACGAGGCCGAACGCTGCCACGAGATCGCCTATATGGCCTATGGCAAGCTTGTGGTGAGCGGCACGGTCGATGATGTCGTCGCCGCCTCGAAACTCCACAGCTATCTGATCACCGGGCCGGACGTTCACCAGTTCCAGTCCGCGCTTGAGCATGCAGAGGGCGTTGAACTCGTCGCCCCGTTCGGCGCCTCGCTTCACGTCTGCGGCCCCGATGAGGCGGCGCTGGAGCGCGCGATCGCGCCCTACAGAAACCGGCCGGGCACCAGATGCAGCCGCAGCGAGGCGACGCTGGAGGACGCCTTTATCTACCTGATGAACGCATCGAAGGATAATTTCGATGACAGATGA
- a CDS encoding ABC transporter permease codes for MTDEGVRSFASLHRFWAMTVKEFIQMARDRLTMGMMVALPLMQLLLFGFAINTTPHHLPTAVMLGESTDASRAVLAALENTDFFEIEAVATRAEEMDRLLESGKVLFVVEIPLNFERDLRRGDTPSILVAADATDPVASSSALGALSGVVSSSLSGLRHIRVDVEQPPPFEFVTHRRYNPAGKSTFNIIPGLLGTILTMTLLVFTALAVTREIERGTMENLLAMPIRPIEIMMGKIMPYVFVGLFQAALIIMAGLFVFRVPILGDPWSLIALTLLFVVTNLSIGYTFSTVAQNQLQAVQMSMMFFLPSILLSGFMFPFAGMPQWAQYLGEALPLTHYIRIVRAIMLKGADITVLGYDSLMLAVIALAAITIAVARFNRTLD; via the coding sequence ATGACAGATGAAGGCGTACGCAGCTTTGCCTCGCTCCACCGCTTCTGGGCGATGACGGTGAAGGAATTCATCCAGATGGCCCGCGACCGGCTGACCATGGGCATGATGGTCGCGTTGCCGCTGATGCAACTGCTGCTGTTCGGCTTTGCCATCAACACCACGCCGCACCACCTGCCGACCGCCGTGATGCTGGGCGAAAGCACGGATGCCTCGCGCGCCGTGCTGGCCGCGCTCGAAAATACCGATTTCTTCGAGATCGAAGCCGTCGCGACCAGGGCCGAGGAGATGGACCGGCTGCTGGAATCCGGCAAGGTTCTGTTCGTCGTCGAAATCCCCCTGAATTTCGAACGCGATCTCAGGCGCGGCGATACGCCTTCGATCCTGGTCGCGGCCGACGCCACCGATCCCGTCGCCTCGTCCTCGGCGCTCGGTGCCCTTTCCGGCGTGGTATCCTCGTCGCTTTCCGGCCTGCGCCATATCAGGGTTGACGTCGAACAGCCGCCGCCGTTCGAATTCGTGACCCATCGCCGCTACAATCCGGCCGGCAAATCGACCTTCAACATCATCCCGGGCCTGCTCGGCACCATTCTGACGATGACGCTGCTGGTGTTCACCGCCCTTGCCGTCACCCGCGAGATCGAGCGCGGCACCATGGAAAACCTGCTTGCGATGCCGATCCGCCCGATCGAGATCATGATGGGCAAGATCATGCCCTATGTCTTCGTCGGCCTGTTCCAGGCGGCGCTGATCATCATGGCCGGGCTGTTCGTGTTCCGGGTGCCGATCCTCGGCGATCCGTGGTCCCTGATCGCGCTGACGCTGCTGTTCGTGGTCACCAACCTGTCGATCGGCTACACCTTTTCCACGGTGGCGCAAAACCAGCTTCAGGCGGTTCAGATGTCGATGATGTTCTTCCTGCCGAGCATCCTGCTCTCGGGCTTCATGTTCCCGTTCGCCGGCATGCCGCAATGGGCGCAATATCTCGGCGAGGCATTGCCGCTGACCCATTACATCCGGATCGTGCGGGCGATCATGCTGAAGGGGGCAGATATCACCGTGCTCGGCTATGACAGCCTGATGCTCGCCGTCATCGCACTCGCGGCGATCACCATCGCTGTCGCCCGCTTCAACCGGACGCTGGACTGA